One window from the genome of Puniceicoccus vermicola encodes:
- a CDS encoding phage portal protein has protein sequence MKGLVLDQFGKTASFSRINPVQPSYDNAFRGGYHPYTDTEQFPYNNRIKVISYLREEAKTNAILAGIINAWVNTVGVPAFKSVSSSKEYNEEKEEFLESRFSNLCKTYDFRTFVRLICNEYVLTGEVFVYFLKDGHVKLLPAELIGSDPKNEDPNEVDGIIFSANGYVEGYRLGKRIKNKISFSKEDSQVIPANFVNHLCRRTRIEQVRGDIPMMPAIQAIQDLSEITKAKVKSIKIQSSLSYAIIKNNAQEYIEMLQAAVSEGSVDAQDALNWTTARSSYSRNAVQDIERGSMLYLENGEDAKPLSTNFQSGDFSAFELMTIKRICGTIAVPQQEILGYDQSNYSSSRAEKLKFAAFVKEFRKDAVQTILLPLQSWLVRRAVLFGDFIAGPEGEDNKVEYIFPAFATIDENKAVQAASERLAEGLTSKSQEIAAIGGQADQVLRDRIQYAAKQAQLIKEMAVESGLTEEEIRTELEAGK, from the coding sequence ATGAAGGGGCTAGTTTTAGATCAGTTCGGCAAAACGGCTTCGTTTTCGCGCATCAACCCTGTTCAGCCTTCGTATGACAATGCGTTTAGGGGCGGATATCATCCATACACGGATACGGAGCAATTTCCATATAACAACCGAATCAAGGTAATCTCCTATCTTCGCGAGGAAGCAAAGACCAATGCCATCCTGGCAGGTATTATCAATGCTTGGGTGAATACTGTTGGGGTTCCCGCCTTTAAATCAGTGTCTTCGAGCAAGGAATACAATGAGGAGAAGGAAGAATTTTTGGAATCCAGATTTTCTAACCTTTGCAAAACCTACGATTTCAGAACCTTTGTTCGCCTAATCTGCAATGAGTATGTTCTGACGGGAGAAGTATTCGTGTATTTCTTGAAGGATGGGCACGTAAAATTGCTTCCAGCGGAACTTATCGGATCAGACCCGAAAAACGAAGATCCCAACGAAGTAGATGGAATAATCTTTTCTGCGAACGGCTATGTTGAGGGTTACAGGCTTGGAAAGCGTATCAAAAACAAGATTTCATTCTCGAAAGAAGATTCTCAGGTCATTCCGGCCAACTTCGTGAATCATCTTTGCCGAAGAACGCGAATCGAACAGGTGCGCGGCGATATACCTATGATGCCCGCGATTCAGGCAATTCAAGACCTTTCGGAAATTACGAAAGCAAAGGTCAAAAGCATCAAGATTCAGTCATCCCTTTCCTACGCGATCATCAAGAACAATGCTCAGGAGTATATTGAGATGCTCCAAGCCGCTGTTTCTGAAGGTTCGGTAGATGCCCAAGATGCTTTGAATTGGACTACAGCGCGTTCCAGCTACTCCAGAAATGCAGTTCAGGACATTGAGCGCGGTTCGATGCTGTATCTTGAGAACGGAGAAGACGCCAAACCGCTTTCTACGAACTTCCAATCTGGTGATTTTTCGGCATTCGAACTGATGACCATCAAGCGGATCTGTGGGACTATAGCAGTTCCGCAGCAAGAAATACTTGGGTATGACCAAAGCAATTATTCTTCTTCCCGCGCTGAAAAACTGAAGTTCGCCGCATTCGTCAAAGAATTCCGCAAGGATGCAGTTCAAACGATTCTTCTTCCCCTTCAATCATGGCTGGTTCGTAGGGCAGTATTGTTTGGAGACTTCATTGCCGGACCAGAAGGTGAGGATAATAAGGTAGAATATATCTTTCCCGCCTTTGCCACAATCGACGAGAACAAGGCAGTTCAAGCTGCTTCTGAACGATTGGCTGAAGGATTGACTTCGAAATCGCAGGAAATCGCGGCCATTGGAGGCCAAGCTGATCAGGTTCTTCGGGATCGCATTCAGTATGCCGCGAAACAAGCCCAGTTGATCAAGGAAATGGCAGTGGAATCCGGTCTGACGGAAGAAGAAATCAGAACCGAGTTGGAGGCGGGTAAATAG
- a CDS encoding P22 phage major capsid protein family protein: MANTFYTNTEFFDKGLSAFAGEMSFIEGFSTKFEVSDIAGSSVSVPLIDAGSAGVFSGVYQNDSDTMTEIDVGVTHVYKKFSVNVTEASTNAAATLENLYVSNMRSFAAKVSETILADVANYTDAVTGLSVGSFDFDDVKSASIELDDNGVPMANRSLVLSPSFNTALLPSTSDNLKLTPEDYGFASYRNAYLPSGVHGIATHAGSYACAVALPKNPLIGSSALIDHEVIIEPTLGIPVQMLVYGEPNGGKISAVFEALVGGKVAQDKGVKLTA; the protein is encoded by the coding sequence ATGGCAAATACTTTTTACACTAATACCGAGTTCTTCGATAAAGGCTTATCCGCTTTCGCAGGGGAGATGAGCTTCATTGAAGGATTTTCTACGAAATTTGAAGTTTCTGACATTGCTGGTTCCAGCGTGTCCGTTCCCCTTATCGACGCAGGTTCTGCCGGAGTCTTTTCCGGTGTGTATCAAAACGATTCTGATACTATGACGGAAATTGATGTTGGGGTTACCCACGTTTACAAGAAGTTCTCGGTGAACGTAACCGAAGCTTCTACCAACGCCGCTGCTACCCTTGAGAATCTTTACGTTTCCAATATGCGTAGTTTTGCCGCGAAAGTCTCAGAAACGATCTTGGCTGATGTTGCAAATTACACTGATGCAGTGACGGGGCTTTCTGTTGGATCTTTCGATTTCGACGACGTTAAGTCCGCAAGTATTGAGTTGGATGATAATGGGGTTCCTATGGCGAACAGGAGCCTTGTTCTCAGCCCTTCGTTCAATACTGCCCTGCTTCCTTCAACCAGTGATAATCTAAAGCTCACCCCTGAAGACTATGGCTTTGCTTCATACCGCAATGCGTATCTCCCAAGTGGAGTTCACGGGATCGCGACTCACGCGGGATCTTATGCCTGTGCCGTTGCCCTTCCAAAGAATCCGCTGATTGGTAGTTCTGCATTGATCGACCATGAAGTAATTATTGAACCCACCCTTGGAATTCCGGTTCAAATGCTTGTTTATGGCGAACCGAACGGCGGAAAAATCAGCGCAGTTTTTGAAGCCCTTGTAGGTGGAAAAGTCGCTCAAGACAAAGGCGTGAAACTTACCGCTTAA
- a CDS encoding terminase gpA endonuclease subunit — MYLAGPQERQQGKLSLDFSPYLRGMLDLAADPQYRETWAVCGSQIGKTLFLRVLMAYYAYFYGGPQLTVFPTLQNALEFSEHRWQTLVEASPVLRELVPEARSDYKKLSQILGRAKINFTGGGSSANLRSLSIRWLFLDEIEAFSDGFSLEKEGETTPLELIRDRVKAFGNFAKQFYASTPKTDDGPSWRGYCRGTQHQYFVSSPYALDEEKFLLETPMVKCDPRAKVENGYDWKRLKENNAVWIECPYTKKPIYSAQRNEMLHGGEWRQTNPDAEPDILSLNISSLYSPTVSLNSYFIKFLKGQDSPAAMQAFCNGYEAQPFSLDYKSQRKEEIQNCILPYSRGEHEDAKYRIITIDVQKDWFYFVCRGYGRNGSYLLDYGKLYTHADIDDLIEKYQPIMTGIDNNYAQRSNEMNKFVYDRISKGRKICTLRGWESIKSGKPFEEKYLNPFVGTSKQKWTKKILNIWINNDIWKSEVHNARSGNSNRWFVFDGVGDDYVDMLFAESPREIFDKNGKKKIVWKQRRKRNEAFDVECYNAALALYCGVEKTIQREITLAKSQEPEEILESVPEPEPKKKITLPPLVGAGKY; from the coding sequence TTGTATCTTGCAGGACCGCAAGAACGCCAACAGGGGAAGCTCAGTTTAGATTTTTCTCCCTACTTGCGGGGAATGCTGGATCTAGCCGCTGATCCCCAATACCGCGAAACATGGGCTGTATGCGGTTCCCAGATTGGGAAGACCCTATTTTTGCGCGTTCTGATGGCTTATTATGCCTATTTCTACGGCGGGCCGCAACTAACTGTTTTTCCTACCCTGCAAAATGCGTTGGAATTCTCCGAGCACCGTTGGCAAACGCTCGTTGAAGCTTCGCCGGTTCTTCGTGAGCTAGTTCCCGAAGCCCGTTCAGATTATAAAAAGCTTTCCCAGATTCTAGGAAGGGCAAAGATCAATTTTACGGGTGGGGGCTCATCTGCGAATCTCCGTTCCCTTTCAATTCGTTGGCTGTTTCTGGATGAAATAGAAGCTTTTTCAGATGGCTTCAGTCTGGAGAAAGAAGGGGAAACCACACCGCTTGAACTAATCCGTGATCGTGTTAAAGCCTTTGGGAACTTCGCGAAGCAGTTCTACGCGAGCACCCCAAAAACGGACGATGGCCCAAGTTGGAGGGGTTATTGCCGGGGAACACAGCACCAATATTTTGTTTCTTCTCCCTATGCGCTCGATGAAGAAAAATTTCTGTTGGAAACTCCAATGGTTAAATGCGATCCCCGCGCAAAGGTCGAAAACGGTTATGATTGGAAGCGGTTGAAGGAAAATAACGCCGTCTGGATTGAATGCCCCTATACGAAAAAGCCGATCTATAGCGCCCAAAGAAACGAAATGCTTCACGGTGGGGAATGGAGGCAGACGAATCCTGACGCGGAACCAGATATTCTTTCTTTGAATATTTCTTCGCTGTATTCGCCGACAGTTTCCCTCAACAGCTACTTCATCAAGTTTTTGAAGGGGCAGGACAGCCCAGCGGCCATGCAAGCTTTCTGTAACGGGTATGAAGCGCAACCTTTCAGCTTAGACTATAAATCTCAGCGAAAAGAAGAAATCCAGAATTGTATTCTTCCGTATTCGAGGGGTGAACACGAAGACGCGAAGTACAGAATTATCACGATAGATGTTCAGAAGGATTGGTTCTATTTCGTCTGCCGTGGCTATGGCCGAAACGGATCTTACCTGTTGGATTATGGGAAGCTCTATACCCATGCGGATATAGATGATTTGATAGAAAAGTATCAGCCGATCATGACGGGCATAGACAACAACTATGCTCAACGATCCAATGAGATGAACAAATTCGTCTATGATCGAATCTCCAAGGGGCGAAAGATTTGTACGCTCAGGGGTTGGGAGTCGATCAAGTCAGGGAAACCTTTCGAGGAAAAATATCTGAATCCGTTCGTCGGCACCTCAAAGCAGAAATGGACGAAGAAGATTCTGAATATTTGGATCAACAACGATATTTGGAAATCTGAGGTCCACAATGCCAGAAGCGGAAACAGCAACCGTTGGTTTGTGTTTGATGGGGTAGGAGACGATTACGTTGACATGTTGTTTGCTGAGTCTCCGCGTGAGATATTCGACAAGAACGGAAAGAAAAAAATCGTTTGGAAGCAGCGTCGAAAACGAAACGAAGCCTTCGACGTGGAGTGCTACAATGCGGCATTAGCCCTTTACTGTGGGGTTGAGAAGACGATTCAGCGGGAAATTACCTTGGCGAAATCTCAGGAGCCCGAAGAAATTTTAGAATCCGTTCCCGAGCCGGAACCGAAGAAAAAGATCACCCTGCCGCCGCTCGTTGGAGCTGGTAAATACTGA
- a CDS encoding helix-turn-helix transcriptional regulator: MELLTKDDLAQMLGVSSSTVDRMRRRGQLPPPLLGADQIGAGRKILRWETGQLERYFRLRGS; this comes from the coding sequence ATGGAACTCCTCACTAAAGATGATCTAGCACAGATGCTAGGGGTTTCATCTTCAACGGTGGACCGAATGCGCCGCCGTGGCCAGCTTCCCCCACCCCTCCTTGGGGCAGATCAAATCGGCGCGGGAAGAAAGATCTTACGCTGGGAGACCGGACAACTGGAACGTTATTTCCGCTTGCGGGGATCGTGA